The genomic window CATTATTTTAGATGTATGTTAAAGAAATTTAAATAATTAGGCTATATGCCCAtcatggaaggagagatgagataATCTGGTATCTGGTAGATAATCTGGTACATAGGACTACCTGCAGTGCGTACTCCAATTCGGCATGGATCCATCCCATTTCCGAATAGCGCCTCCTTGTTCCGTTACCAAAGATGTGCTCCTTCAAACATAGGACTGACATAGCCTATAACGCCATCTCAGTTGTAGGCCCAGGCTACAGTATCTCTTGCCTATTAAGAACGTTATGTGCCTCACACATACAATAGAATTTACGGGAACCTAGTATTTTTATTTGAGGAGATTCCTAAAGGCCTATACTCGTTGAAGCCAATTACAACAATGTTGACTGTCAACACTggatttaaacattttttttttactgtgtctATCACTCGTTACTGTAGCCTGTGCTATTTAATAAACTGTAGTAGCCCATCAACCCACAATGGACTAGGATGAGATTACTCCGTCCCCCCCAGGCGATTGAAGTTGATGACAATGCAAATACCGTCAATAACCTACAGAACTAGAGACAAATGCATGCATTATTAAGCCATGAAATGCCTTGATTGGCCAAGCCCTCGTCACAcctacaacttgtttattcatcaaaccCAACCATTTCGCATCACCGCCAGCTATTGTGCTCATAATAACGGCTGTTAAAATAGCAACAAAAACCAATCTGACACACCCCCGAACCCATAATGATTCTTACCGCCAGCACTTAGATTTACCAATGACTTAGGTTTGTAAAAAAAGTCCCTCAGTCTACATTCTGTCTGTTTACTGAATCTACCTTTTAAAAAAATCTGTATCCAACATTTACAAACATTAGTAGACGTTTAGTACAATAGGCCAATGCATTTCCCTCCACCTTTCTTCATTGTCTTCATATTGTATTAATACCGTATATTGTGTTGTAACTTGATTTGTGCAGAGAATATCTACTCCCATCTGGACGAGGAGAGCTCGGAGTCATCGTCTCACACCACAGCTCTGAATGCAGACAGACCCTGGCCCCGGACTAAGGTGTTTGTCTGCTACTCCACTAAGGACTGCCCCAAACACCTCACAGTCATACAGAGCTTCGCCTTCTTCCTCCAGGACTTCTGTGGCTGTGAGGTAGGCACTAAACTTCCAAAATAATGCTCCTTCAAGCACACAACTTTGTAGCTAGGTTATAGCTCCTTAGTTTAGCTCTAAGGGTTGGCTcgggccagagaattgaatgtgaTGGGGTTGGAAATGGAAATcaggagtgtgtgttttgtgcCACCTGCTGGTGGATCCCATGCAGTGTGTGACTTCATAGTTGAATTAGTAGTAGCGGCGTATATTTTACAGGAACGGCTCAGTAATAGTCTCGTCCACCAGCCCGACGTGATGAGTTTAGCTCAGTAAATACTCAAAAATAGTTTACTGTTCTGTAATATTAATCAATAATAGTaacgatgatgatgataatatacCATCGGAATCTGACTACGTCTCTCTCTGGTTGTTAGTCCTGGAGGTGATATTATAGTTTAACCTCGCCTCATTCCATTCCCCTGTtcctatttcattttttttattccaGGTGACTCTGGACCTGTGGGAGCACCTGCAGATCTGTAAGGAGGGCCAGATGTCCTGGCTGAGTCGGCAGATAGATGAGGCTCACTACATCATCACTGTCTGCTCCAAGGGCCTCAAGTACTATATAGAGAAGAGCCGCAGGGGGAAATCACCAGCCAGAGGTGATTTGATATATCTTTGGGGGGATGATTGTTTGATTTAATTTGTTTGACAAATGAAAACCAAAAGTGTCCAAAACATTGTCCGACCTCTACTGAATTAACATCGGCAGTTACAACAGGTGTCCTTTTGGTTATGTTCAGTTGAATAAATACATATACAGCCAGTACATGCATTTTAACAAACGATCAAGGATAAACGCAATAAAGTCACTGACTTACTTATGTCCATTGTTTCTTTTGGTGTAGGAGGAggtggagcagcagcagcagcagcaaacgGATCAGAGCTCTTCATCGTCGCAGTGGCCATGATTGCGGAGAAGCTCTGTGAGGCACGCCAGAAAGACCAGGACCTGTCTCGCTTCATGGCCGTCTACTTCGACTACTCCCACGAGAGCGACGTCCCGACCATGCTGAGCCTCGCTCCCAAGTTCAAGCTCATGGATCAGCTCCCTCAGATGTTTGGCCGCCTCCACTCCCGCCAGCTCAGTTTACCGGAATGCGAGCCGCAGCCGCTCAACATCAGCAAGAGGAACTACTTCCGGAGCAAGTCAGGGCGGTCTCTATACGTGGCCATCTGCAACATGCACCAGCACATCTCGTTGGAGCCAGATTGGTTCGAGAGGCAGGTGAAACCCGCTCCACCGGCACCGTCTCTGAAGCAGCGTGACAGTGCCGGAGCGTCATTGTCATCATCGTCGCCTCACATGGAGAAGTTTGACTCTGGGCTGGTGCTCAACGAGGTTCTATTTAAGTTGCCATCAGAAAGCGAGGGTACTCTGAAGAGGAACGTGCTGCTCACGTCTCTCCCTCCCAGCCTGGCCCACTGTTCCCTGGACAGACCCGGGGGACCTGGCAACAGCCTCTCCAGCTCCAGCTTTTCTCAGGGGGAATCTGGGGTCATGTCGGGGGCCTCGTCTGGTTTGGGTCCTCTGGGTCTGGGGTCTCTGAGGCCTGCCGTCCCTCCCCAGGCTGGAGATGGGTCAGCCAGTCCCCCAGAAATGCCCCGAGACTCTGGGATCTATGATTTGTCAGTGCCCTCTTCTGAGCTGTCCATCCCCCTCATGGAGGGCCTGTCACCTGACCAGGCTGACTTCTCCTCCCTGGCCGACAGCGAATCATCTTCTTCCGGACTGGGTAAGAGACCAATGATGTTTTATGTCTAAAAATGCCTACAATTATGCATGACATTTTCACTTGCAAAATAGTAAGTGGTCATGAACCATAAGTCAAATTGAGAATGAGTCAGATTTAAAGCCCTATTCCTAAAATTATGCTGTATGACATTTTCACATTTAAGTACAAAAGGACTGATAATGAACCATGAGTCAGATTTAAGAATGAATCATCGGAGATGATCTCATTCGGAGATGATTCAGTCAGATGAGTCAGTGACATCATTTCAGACATATACGGACATCATACCAGAAATATTTCTTAATCCACTCCTCACTCGTTTCCACCACTGATTGTTTCTATTCCACCATTAGTACCATTTAGGGTTGCAAAACTACTgttaatttaccaaagttaccagaatcgtatgtaattttggtaattaacaggtaaTCTATGGTAACTCTGgtcatttatacttgaataacttcaacaaaaaaatgtttgtCCAAATCGTCCACGAGTTTCTAGCAGATAGATCaaatggttcaagagaaaattgcCTAATTAAAAaggcatctaatcaacaatggcattttCAATTAagtctgcaactcttccaactattgactgccaccagtttggcaccaaaacatttaaaacaaagaCATATTGatgtaataaaataaatagaaGTGTGTAAAAACAATGTAAAGGATATTttatgctgaaaccctcatattaaacaccaatgttATTCACTAGTGAAGTCCTGTGTGTTTGTTGTGCCTCTGAAATTTGCTGAATATCTCTTCATTGTGTGCGTCTGTTATCTCCAGGTGATGAGGAGCCCCCTGCTGTCAACTCTCTGCACGGCATAGTGCAGTCCATCTGTAAAGCTGAGCTACACAGCCACCACCATCTACAGCAGTCTGAAGGACTGGGACTCGTTCCTGTTCCTCCCTTGTAGTGAACTTAACAACATTACATTACCTGGACATGCATGGCCTGTTCATAAGGAATCATCGGATCCAAGCCCAGTGACCAAGCCCATGGATCCTAGTGATGTCATCTGCTTCAGAATCTCTGTGGACTGTGGGCTGATAAAACACGGAGGAATGATGACAAAGTTTTAGAACGCCGAGGGTGATGTCACTGTTTTGTGAACCTTCTAAGTAGCGGTTGTGTGACTGTGAAGGCAAGGCATTATTTAACCAAATGGTTGTATGTTGTTTTGCAGTGCTGTCCTGTAATTGTTAGTGGTGTAAAGATATTTAATTCAGACTACACCAGATCTGCCCTTTAAAACACCCCACCCCATATCAGGTTACCAGTTCATCAAATGGCCGACATCAATGTTTCTCAACCTTGGTCCTCTGGTGCATcgaagaggtgacacatttttgtTCTAGACCAGCGCAGAAACACTTGCTTCTACTCCTCTACTGATAATCAACTCCATGATTACTTGAAtctggtgtgttagtgctgggcttgAACACAAATGTGTGACTTCAACGATGTTGTTTGTTAAATACTGGGACAATTatgttttgaatgaaagagcatTTGTTTGTATGTTACTTTATTTTAATTTATTGTCAATTATGAAATATGAAATCACTTTTTAAAGTATTGTACACCAAGACAAGGATACAAGGTGCTGGAACTGAGTGTCAAAGCACTTTTttacttgttaaaaaaaaaaatgtaattctcgCACCAATTTGGTTAACTAATAGAAAAGGTTTTGGCAACTGTTGTGTAAGAGAGCAGATGGGTTGGGAGTACTCCCACATTTCTATCATATTTTTCAAACCAGCAGTTATGAAAATGTTATATCGCACTCACAGTAATGGACAGGGGTTTGATTTTAGGAGCGTTCTCATGTTATAAACTAAATGCCTTTATTTGGAACTTGGGAAATATACTGTTATTCAACTCTTACAGAGCAAAAAGTAACCCCATCTTTGTGGGTCTACTCCAGTGTACGTTCTAACAATGTTTTTCAGTGCCAGTCATTTtgacaacactttgtttttggaaATAATCAGTTTTATATAGTTTTTAGATCCTTTTTTCCCCtatgtttttatatatacacttTGTACTGTTTTATAGTACTCTAATGTAGGAATAAGCAAAAAATGAAATTGTAAGTCTCGGACAACCAAGTCAAGGAGACGAGATTTAGAAGGATGGCTCGGCGAGACAAAACCATTTTCCTGCTCAGTGTGTAACTAAACATGTCATTGCAAGAACACAATCTGTAATATTTACACCCTTTACATGGCAACATAGATGTATATTTGATATCTGTCCAATTGAAGTAGTATTTGAAGTATCAATCCAATTGAGTGAGCAACTGATTTCACCAGTAGCACTGTGCCAAGTGCTACTGGTAGTTAAAGTACAATGTAACCTATTGCATGTTTTAGTAACTGTCAAATGTGTTGTAATAATTGGTTGGGATAGAAATATTCCCCCCACACACATTTCTTTTCA from Salmo trutta chromosome 16, fSalTru1.1, whole genome shotgun sequence includes these protein-coding regions:
- the LOC115151042 gene encoding interleukin-17 receptor D-like isoform X2; this translates as MAARARLLNLATIVFLFSNYYSASQAPGTKKGNSEKCNNKGLQVQSSSDENGRKRGVTFRTDNCSVNWSPLGKHAIHGVNNMTFSHLSCDSQAAVVVHWMTSPLGIEHVKGFRVYLEDKNPEGKQCQHMILKDPRPLNFSYKTVMSSQPFPGLAFETDYMVRVVPFPTVMNDSFFPPSFLRTNSCEVLLGPDNLVCKPFWKPKTLNISQLGSNLHVVFDHAPSTFGFTIYYLYYKLRQEGPFRLKRCKPEFHLPITTCVLQDVIPGTYAIELRDDTNTTRRQAQYHVSQVHSPWAGPIRAMAITVPLVIMSAFATLFTVMCRKKQQENIYSHLDEESSESSSHTTALNADRPWPRTKVFVCYSTKDCPKHLTVIQSFAFFLQDFCGCEVTLDLWEHLQICKEGQMSWLSRQIDEAHYIITVCSKGLKYYIEKSRRGKSPARGGGGAAAAAANGSELFIVAVAMIAEKLCEARQKDQDLSRFMAVYFDYSHESDVPTMLSLAPKFKLMDQLPQMFGRLHSRQLSLPECEPQPLNISKRNYFRSKSGRSLYVAICNMHQHISLEPDWFERQVKPAPPAPSLKQRDSAGASLSSSSPHMEKFDSGLVLNEVLFKLPSESEGTLKRNVLLTSLPPSLAHCSLDRPGGPGNSLSSSSFSQGESGVMSGASSGLGPLGLGSLRPAVPPQAGDGSASPPEMPRDSGIYDLSVPSSELSIPLMEGLSPDQADFSSLADSESSSSGLGDEEPPAVNSLHGIVQSICKAELHSHHHLQQSEGLGLVPVPPL
- the LOC115151042 gene encoding interleukin-17 receptor D-like isoform X1, encoding MAARARLLNLATIVFLFSNYYSASQAPGTKKGNSEKCNNKGLQVQSSSDENGRKRGVTFRTDNCSVNWSPLGKHAIHGVNNMTFSHLSCDSQAAVVVHWMTSPLGIEHVKGFRVYLEDKNPEGKQCQHMILKDPRPLNFSYKTVKMSSQPFPGLAFETDYMVRVVPFPTVMNDSFFPPSFLRTNSCEVLLGPDNLVCKPFWKPKTLNISQLGSNLHVVFDHAPSTFGFTIYYLYYKLRQEGPFRLKRCKPEFHLPITTCVLQDVIPGTYAIELRDDTNTTRRQAQYHVSQVHSPWAGPIRAMAITVPLVIMSAFATLFTVMCRKKQQENIYSHLDEESSESSSHTTALNADRPWPRTKVFVCYSTKDCPKHLTVIQSFAFFLQDFCGCEVTLDLWEHLQICKEGQMSWLSRQIDEAHYIITVCSKGLKYYIEKSRRGKSPARGGGGAAAAAANGSELFIVAVAMIAEKLCEARQKDQDLSRFMAVYFDYSHESDVPTMLSLAPKFKLMDQLPQMFGRLHSRQLSLPECEPQPLNISKRNYFRSKSGRSLYVAICNMHQHISLEPDWFERQVKPAPPAPSLKQRDSAGASLSSSSPHMEKFDSGLVLNEVLFKLPSESEGTLKRNVLLTSLPPSLAHCSLDRPGGPGNSLSSSSFSQGESGVMSGASSGLGPLGLGSLRPAVPPQAGDGSASPPEMPRDSGIYDLSVPSSELSIPLMEGLSPDQADFSSLADSESSSSGLGDEEPPAVNSLHGIVQSICKAELHSHHHLQQSEGLGLVPVPPL